The genomic stretch CGTGCGGCGGTCCATGCGCCCCGCGAACACCATGAGGCCCGGCGCGAAGATCGCGGCCATCACGCCCGGCGTGGTGACCATGAGGCCGGCCGTGCCCGGCGTCACGCCGAGATCATGGGCGATTTCGGTGAGCAGGCCGACGGGCAGGAACTCGGCGGTCACGAACGCAAAGGCGCTGATGGCGACGGCGAATACCGAAAGCCATTGACGCAACGTCGTTTCGCCGGGCTGTGCGGACGTCGAAACGGAAGAACGGTCGTTCATCATCGGATAACTGTTTTGTGTGGGTCGACTAATAAAACCGATTGTTAGGAAAATGCGCGCTAAAAATCGGAGAAAATCGCCGGATTAATCGAATTCGCGAGAATGGCGTTCAACTTAGCATCGTTGAAAAAAACGCGCTGACGCTTGCCGAGTAACGCTGCTGGCCGCAGGGTTATGAACGGAATGTGAAGCAATGGCATTAAATCCGGGGATGCGGATTATGCATGGTCGCACAGAAAAATTAAATAAGAATTAGCGCATTCCTTATTCGACCCTGTATCGGATCGCGGCAGGAATCGCGGGCGTCGCGCACCGCGGGTCGAGTCTAATGCGTGGCCGGCGGCGCGTGTTTGCCGGCCATCGTGGAGCGGGCCGTCTCGCCGCCGAACTCGCTCGGCGAGGTTCCCAGTTCGCGCCGGAACATATCGCTGAAGCTGCTCGGCCGATAACCCAGCGAACGCGCCACGGCGCTCACCGGTTGCCCTTCGGCGAGCTTCGAGACGGCGATCGCGAGTTGCACCTGGCGCCGCCATTCCGCGAAACCGATGCCGAGCGTCTGCGAAAACAGGCGCGCGAGGGTACGCACGCTCGCGCCCACGTGCGCCGCGTGCTGCTCGAAATGGATCGCCGCCGAAGGATTGTCGATCACCGAGCGGCACAGCACGTCGAGCCGCCGGTCGCTCTGGTCCGGCAGCGGAATACGCAGCGAATAGCGCGCCGCAGTGCCCAGTTCGAGCGCGACGAACCGGTAGGCGAGATCGAGATAGTCCTCGCTGCGCGTCGCGCTGGATTCGGCGAGCGTGGTGATGAGTTCGCGCAGCAGGCCGTTGACTTCGAACACGTCGGGCTGGCGGCTCAGATGCGGCACATCGGCTTCGCGCAGATAGAGGTTGCGCATCTCCACGGCGCTCATCATGCGGATCGAGTGCACCGTGCCGGGCGGCAGCCACACGGCGCGCTGCGGCGGCACGACCAGCGCTTCCTGGCCGACCTCGACCCACATCACGCCGGAAATCGCGTAGAGCACCTGCGCCCAGTCGTGGCGGTGCGGGTCGATGCGCATGCCGCGCGGGTAAGTCTTCGCAACGGATTGACCGTGTCCGGCGTCGTTGGAGAGATCGGGGGGCGTGGCCTTCGGCATGCGTCTCGCAGGGGCGGCGGGCTGGCGGCTTAAGCGACTTTCGCCGTTTCGAGCGCGGCCGTGAGCCGGTCGACGCCGATGGGCTTCACGAGATGCTGGTCGAAGCCCGCGCGCGCGGTGCGCAAGGCGTCGTCGGCCTGGGTCCAGCCCGTGAGCGCGATGAGGTGCAGCGTGCGGAAATCGGCGCTCGCGCGTACGCGCCGCGCGAACTCGCAGCCGTCCATGCCCGGCATGTCGAGATCGACGAACGCGACCGCGGGCGTCACGCGCGCGAGCGCCTCGAGCGCGCTGTTGGCGTCGTAGAACACGGCGCATTCGCAGCCGAGCAGGCCGAGCAGCTCGCCGAGGCTGTCGGCGGCGTCGCGGTTGTCGTCCACGACGAGCACGCTCTGGTTGTCGAGCGTGGCGATGCAGCTCGAAGGACCGGCCGGGGCGTCGGCGTCGGCCTCGGCGCCGTTGTTGTCATTACCGGCGGCATGATCGTCACCCGGTTCGCCGCTGGCGAGCGGCAGCGACACGACGAAGCAACTGCCGCGCTGCTTGCCTTCGCTCGTCGCCGTGATCGTGCCGCCGTGCAATTCGACGAGCTTCTTCGCGAGCGCGAGGCCCACGCCGAGTCCGTCGGTCTGGCGCTCGGGCTGAAGGCGTCCGAACAGCGTGAACAGCAGCGACGTGTCGTCCTGCGAGAAGCCGATGCCCGTGTCGGTCACCGACACGACCGCGTGATCGTGCACGCGCTCCACGTGCACGTCGATGCGGCCGCCCGGCGGCGTGTACTTCGCCGCGTTGTTGAGCAGATTCGCGAACACCTGGGCGAGCCGCACGTCGTCGCCATGCAGTGGCAGCGGACCGGCCGCGTCGTGCAGCGTGAGCGTGTGCCGGCCGAGGTCGACGGTGGGGCGGCTCAGGTCGAGCGCGCTCTGCAGGATCGCGTCGAGTTCGACGCGGCGGCGCCGCAACGGAATCGTGCCGCTGTTGATGCGCGCCACTTCCATCAGGTCGTCGACGAGCCGCACGAGGTGGCCCAGTTGACGGTCGAGCATGCCGAGCACGCGTTCGCCGTCGCTTTCGCCGGGCTTCGAGCGCAGGATCTGCAAGCCGTTGCGAATGGGCGCGAGCGGATTGCGCAACTCGTGCGCGAGCGTCGCCAGAAAATGATCCTTCATGCGATCGCTTTGCTGGAGCCTGGCTTCGCGCTCGCGCAGCAGCGCTTCGTCGTGGGTGCGCGCGATGAGGTCGGCGGCCTGTTTCGCGAGGATGTCGAACAGCAGCAGTTGCCGCTCGGCGGGCACGTGAACGGTGCGCCAGTGCGTGGAGAGCATGCCGATGATCTTGCCGTCGCGCGCGCGTAGCGGCGTGGTCTGCATCGCGCGAATACCGGTTTCGCGATAGATGTCGAGGTCGGCGGTGCCGGCGAAGTCGGGGCAGGTTTCGGCGTCGGCAACGATCACGCGTTCGCCGCGCGCCCAGGCGGCGCCGCAGCTCGTGGTGGAGTCGATATACACGACGCGCCAGTGTTCGGCGGCGGCCAGCGAGAAGCCGCAGTGCGCGATCAGGTCGAGCCGGCGCAGGCCGTGTTCGGGGCCCGAAAGCATTTGCAGACTCGCGAAGTCGGCGCGCAGCAGTTGCCGCGCCGCCTCGACGATCCGGCTGTAGAGCGCAGCGGGTTGATGCTCCACGAGCAGATGCAGCGACAGCTCGTGCAACGAACGGCTGTCGGACAAATCCTCGTTGAGCAGCGCGATGAGTGTGGCGGCATCGGGGAGCGCGTCCGCATGCGGATGCATGATCGGAGCGGCGTCTCGCGTCGTCATCCTGTCTCCGTGGGCAGTCGCCCGGGTGGCACAGCAGGCAATCCCGATATTTTAGGCGGCTTTGGCGAGCGTGTGTTTTTTAGTCCCAGATGATTTCGCAGGAAGTTTTCATGCCCGGTACATTGATATCACGCCGGTTGATGACTGTGATTCTATTTTGTGATTGGATTTATTTCAGGGGCGCGCCGATCATGACCCGCATCCAAACGATGTCGAACCGATCCCTGGGAGCACGAACATGAACACGCGTATGAACGCCATCATCTGGCCCGCCGGTTATCTGCCGGGCACCACCGAAAATTTCGCCTCGAACGAGGTCATCGTGGCGGGGCTCAGTGCCGCCCAGGTGTGGCCGTGGCTCGCCATCGCGCCGCGCTGGCCCGAGTACTACGCCAATTCCGCGAATATCCGCTTTTACGACGGCAAAGGCCCGGAGCTGGCGGCGGGCGCGCGGTTTTATTTCGAAACCTTCGGTTTTCCGGTGGAAGCGGAAGTGACCGAATACGTGCCGCCCGTGGCGGGCGAACCGGGCCGCGTGGCGTGGCACGGCTGGGCGGGTGAGGGCGAGACGCGTCTGGACGTGCATCACGCGTGGCTGGTGGAGGATCTCGAAGGCGGACGCGTGCGCATCCTCACGCAGGAAACGCAGAAGGGCAAACCGGCGGCGGATCTGGCGAAGGCGCAGCCGAATCCGATGATCAACGGTCACCAGGCCTGGCTGGACGGGCTCGTGAGCGCCGCGCGCAAGGCATAAGCGCGCGAGGCGCTGGCGGGCCGCGCCTGCTCAGGCGCCCGCTTCGCTGGGCTGCATCTGGCTCGCGCGCAGGTACGAATGTTCCGTGCTGCGAATATGGGCGCGCAATTCCGCGCAGGCTTTCTTCGCGTTGCCTTCGCGGATCAGTTCCATGACGTGCGCATGCGTGTCCTGGCACGAGTCGACGGATTCGTCGGCCACGGAAAGCCGCGCACGCAGCGCCTGGATCTTGTCGGCCACGAGCTGATACGCCTGCTGGAGATAACTGTTGCCGCACGCCTCGACAATGGCGCCGTGAAACGCGGCGTCCTGGTCGCGCGCGCGCCAGTCCTGACTGCCGTGCGCGCGCGCGAGGGTGGCGCCGAGCGTGGCGGCCAGCCCGGCGTGATCGGCCTTCATGGCCAGTTCGAGCGCCGACGACTCCACGATCTCGCGGAAGCGGCAAATTTCGCGCACCTGCGCCTCGGTCGGCTGGAAAACGTACGTGCCCGATTGCGGCTGCACCTCCACCAGACCTTCGAGCTTGAGCTGCACGAGCGCTTCGCGCACGGGCGTCTTGCTCACGCCGAGCTGGCTCGCGAGCACGTTCTCCGAAAGCTGGGAGCCGAACGCGAGATCGCCTTCGACGATCGCGCGCCGGATGCTTTCCTTGGCGATGGCCGTGAGGGATTTCGGGCGCTCGCCCAGTTTTTCGATGCTCATGTTCAGCGGTCGGCTCGAGGATCGGACCTGCGGATCCGATGCGTATGACGGGGACGGGGTGCGATGCGGGCGCGTTCGACGCGCGTTGCGCGCGAAACGCGCCGCATGACGCCACACCGGTTTCGCAGAAATATACCATCCCCTCTTGCGGACGTGGCATCTGCTATCTAAGATATCAGTTGTCGAGGCGATGTAGCCGATCCTGTCGCTCGGTGCGCGCGACATCGACGAAAACGAGAAATCACAACCGGAGGAGATGACACATGCAGGAGATCATGAGCCGATCGGGGCGGCACGCGGTGCGCGTGCACGGCCTCGTCAAAACGCTCGCGGCAACCGCGGCGCTGCTCGGCGCGTGCTGCGCGTTCGCCGCATCGACGGAAACCGGCACGCCCGCCGTGCCGAAGCTCGAAGTGGTCGCGCAGTGGAACCGCTTGCCCTACGACCTCGACGCGAAAGACCAGCAGGCTTACGACGCGAACGAGACTTACAAGAAGGTGCTGCTGCAAGGCGTGAAGCTCGATTCGAAAGGCACGATGTACGTGAGCACGGCGCGCTGGGGCGGCCCCGAGGTGCCCGCCACGCTCTCGAAGCTCGTGAAGAAAGACGGCCAGTGGGTGTTGCAGCCGTTCCCGAGCGCGGCCATGAACAAGGTGGGCGACCCGCAGGCGCTGCAGTCGGTGCTCGGCTTCGAGATCGATCGCAACGACGTGATGTGGATCCTCGATCAAGGCCATATTGCCGGGCAGCCCTCGGCGGCCGGCGCGGAAAAGCTCGTGCTCTGGGATCTGAAAACGAACCGCGAGATCCAGCGCTACGTGTTCAATGACGCCGACACCGACAAGAAGTGCTCGTTCCTCAACGACGTGGTGGTCGACAACGATCGCGGCTTCGCCTACATCACCGACTCCGGCATCTTCTGCGATCACCTCGACGGCGGTTTGATCGTCTACGACATGAAGCGCAATCGCGCGCGCCGCGTGCTCGATCAAACGGTGTTCACCACCGACGAGGCGAATTTCCACTTCCGCATCAATAACGCACCCGTGCTGAGCAAGACGCCGATGCGCACCGGCGCGGACGGCATCGCGCTGTCGGGCGACAAGAAAACGCTC from Paraburkholderia acidisoli encodes the following:
- a CDS encoding SRPBCC family protein, whose translation is MNTRMNAIIWPAGYLPGTTENFASNEVIVAGLSAAQVWPWLAIAPRWPEYYANSANIRFYDGKGPELAAGARFYFETFGFPVEAEVTEYVPPVAGEPGRVAWHGWAGEGETRLDVHHAWLVEDLEGGRVRILTQETQKGKPAADLAKAQPNPMINGHQAWLDGLVSAARKA
- a CDS encoding hybrid sensor histidine kinase/response regulator, whose product is MTTRDAAPIMHPHADALPDAATLIALLNEDLSDSRSLHELSLHLLVEHQPAALYSRIVEAARQLLRADFASLQMLSGPEHGLRRLDLIAHCGFSLAAAEHWRVVYIDSTTSCGAAWARGERVIVADAETCPDFAGTADLDIYRETGIRAMQTTPLRARDGKIIGMLSTHWRTVHVPAERQLLLFDILAKQAADLIARTHDEALLREREARLQQSDRMKDHFLATLAHELRNPLAPIRNGLQILRSKPGESDGERVLGMLDRQLGHLVRLVDDLMEVARINSGTIPLRRRRVELDAILQSALDLSRPTVDLGRHTLTLHDAAGPLPLHGDDVRLAQVFANLLNNAAKYTPPGGRIDVHVERVHDHAVVSVTDTGIGFSQDDTSLLFTLFGRLQPERQTDGLGVGLALAKKLVELHGGTITATSEGKQRGSCFVVSLPLASGEPGDDHAAGNDNNGAEADADAPAGPSSCIATLDNQSVLVVDDNRDAADSLGELLGLLGCECAVFYDANSALEALARVTPAVAFVDLDMPGMDGCEFARRVRASADFRTLHLIALTGWTQADDALRTARAGFDQHLVKPIGVDRLTAALETAKVA
- a CDS encoding major royal jelly family protein, which encodes MQEIMSRSGRHAVRVHGLVKTLAATAALLGACCAFAASTETGTPAVPKLEVVAQWNRLPYDLDAKDQQAYDANETYKKVLLQGVKLDSKGTMYVSTARWGGPEVPATLSKLVKKDGQWVLQPFPSAAMNKVGDPQALQSVLGFEIDRNDVMWILDQGHIAGQPSAAGAEKLVLWDLKTNREIQRYVFNDADTDKKCSFLNDVVVDNDRGFAYITDSGIFCDHLDGGLIVYDMKRNRARRVLDQTVFTTDEANFHFRINNAPVLSKTPMRTGADGIALSGDKKTLYWTNLSGHTLYSLDTALLRDFDASESVLRTSVKRVATLPSNTDGMIADRAGNLYMTALEMNGLMYRDAKTGKISTYVIHPEMVWPDTLSWGPDGNLYVVAGHLNLWVDNAMDFDHPAVPNFRIWKVQAHGRSYSAQ
- a CDS encoding AraC family transcriptional regulator, whose product is MPKATPPDLSNDAGHGQSVAKTYPRGMRIDPHRHDWAQVLYAISGVMWVEVGQEALVVPPQRAVWLPPGTVHSIRMMSAVEMRNLYLREADVPHLSRQPDVFEVNGLLRELITTLAESSATRSEDYLDLAYRFVALELGTAARYSLRIPLPDQSDRRLDVLCRSVIDNPSAAIHFEQHAAHVGASVRTLARLFSQTLGIGFAEWRRQVQLAIAVSKLAEGQPVSAVARSLGYRPSSFSDMFRRELGTSPSEFGGETARSTMAGKHAPPATH
- a CDS encoding GntR family transcriptional regulator, whose protein sequence is MSIEKLGERPKSLTAIAKESIRRAIVEGDLAFGSQLSENVLASQLGVSKTPVREALVQLKLEGLVEVQPQSGTYVFQPTEAQVREICRFREIVESSALELAMKADHAGLAATLGATLARAHGSQDWRARDQDAAFHGAIVEACGNSYLQQAYQLVADKIQALRARLSVADESVDSCQDTHAHVMELIREGNAKKACAELRAHIRSTEHSYLRASQMQPSEAGA